From one Sulfurimonas sp. HSL-3221 genomic stretch:
- a CDS encoding Csu type fimbrial protein encodes MRRRQLNPLGPIIAAALVLTTSAAAATCSVSSTGLAFGSYNPFDLASVTTTGTITIQCTTLKLNDRVQATLLLSTGSSNSYSARTMQNDAAETLAYNIYTSSNYALVWGDGNSGTEVVSDKFFAKLLAPATKNYTMYARIPAGQDAGVGTYQDVITVTVEY; translated from the coding sequence ATGCGACGAAGACAACTGAACCCGCTTGGACCCATCATCGCGGCCGCCCTCGTATTGACGACCTCTGCCGCGGCCGCCACCTGTTCCGTGAGCTCGACGGGATTGGCGTTCGGATCGTACAACCCCTTCGACCTCGCCAGCGTCACAACGACCGGGACGATCACGATACAGTGTACGACGCTCAAACTCAACGACCGCGTCCAGGCAACGCTGCTGCTCTCAACGGGCAGCAGCAACAGCTACAGCGCAAGAACGATGCAGAACGACGCCGCGGAGACCCTCGCCTACAATATCTATACGAGCAGTAACTATGCTTTGGTCTGGGGAGATGGAAATAGCGGTACGGAAGTCGTCAGCGACAAATTTTTCGCAAAACTTCTCGCACCCGCCACAAAAAATTACACCATGTACGCGCGCATTCCTGCCGGGCAGGATGCCGGTGTCGGCACGTACCAGGACGTCATTACCGTCACGGTCGAATATTAG
- a CDS encoding peptidylprolyl isomerase, with product MQKTVLLFILFTVALYARMVDGVAILVKEEPITLYAITQKMQEGGMTQAQAVDALIREKLESQEIAQRDLSVSETELQERIKQIAGQNNMTTAQLFDAVWKSEHLSRSAFEAKLKQSMLTQKLYSAVAMANMEEPGDEEMREYYRLHSEKFSHPETFDVTVYHASAQGALKRKMDNPMLMLPEVTMQEASLPYAKIEPQLAALLIKTEIGAYTPMLSDPKGGFVSFYIRNKSLPVMQPFETVKMQVQEEMMADAREQTLKDYFNRARLNAEITVIRLPNP from the coding sequence TTGCAAAAAACAGTACTGCTTTTCATACTTTTTACCGTAGCGTTATATGCACGGATGGTCGACGGTGTCGCCATCCTCGTCAAGGAGGAACCGATCACCCTCTACGCCATCACGCAGAAGATGCAGGAGGGCGGGATGACGCAGGCACAGGCCGTCGATGCCTTGATCCGTGAGAAGCTGGAAAGCCAGGAGATCGCGCAGCGTGATCTCAGCGTCAGCGAGACGGAGCTGCAGGAGCGGATCAAGCAGATCGCAGGGCAGAACAACATGACGACGGCGCAGCTCTTTGACGCGGTCTGGAAGAGTGAACATCTCAGCCGCAGTGCTTTCGAAGCGAAGCTCAAACAGTCGATGCTGACCCAGAAGCTCTACAGCGCCGTCGCAATGGCGAATATGGAGGAGCCGGGTGACGAGGAGATGCGCGAATATTACCGCCTGCACTCGGAGAAATTCTCCCACCCCGAAACCTTTGACGTCACGGTCTACCACGCGTCGGCGCAGGGGGCGTTGAAGCGCAAGATGGACAACCCGATGCTGATGCTTCCCGAGGTAACGATGCAGGAGGCTTCACTGCCTTATGCCAAGATCGAGCCTCAGCTCGCCGCCCTGCTGATCAAAACGGAGATCGGCGCGTACACACCGATGCTTTCCGACCCGAAAGGGGGGTTCGTTTCATTTTATATCCGCAACAAAAGTCTCCCGGTCATGCAGCCGTTTGAGACGGTGAAGATGCAGGTGCAAGAGGAGATGATGGCCGATGCACGGGAACAGACGCTCAAAGACTATTTCAACCGTGCCCGCCTGAACGCCGAGATCACCGTTATCCGCCTGCCGAATCCCTGA